Proteins co-encoded in one Medicago truncatula cultivar Jemalong A17 chromosome 8, MtrunA17r5.0-ANR, whole genome shotgun sequence genomic window:
- the LOC11416757 gene encoding 2-methylene-furan-3-one reductase translates to MKMQKAWFYEEYGPKEVLKLGDFPIPSPLENQLLVQVYAAALNPIDSKRRMRPIFPSDFPAVPGCDMAGVVIGKGVNVKKFDIGDEVYGNIQDFNSMEKPKQLGTLAQFIVVEENLVARKPKRLSFEEAASLPLAVQTAIEGFKTGDFKKGETMFVVGGAGGVGTLVLQLAKLMFGASYVVSSCSTPKLKFVKQFGADKVVDYTKTKYEDIEEKFDFIYDTVGDCKKSFVVAKKDGAIVDITWPASHERAVYSSLTVCGEILEKLRPYLERGELKAVIDPKGEYDFENVIDAFGYIETGRAWGKVVVTCFPMAPKDRHSTILSEIDTNIPQVNGFAKDLCLK, encoded by the exons ATGAAAATGCAGAAAGCTTGGTTCTATGAGGAGTATGGTCCTAAGGAAGTCCTTAAGCTAGGGGACTTTCCTATTCCATCCCCTCTGGAAAACCAACTACTTGTCCAAGTTTATGCTGCTGCTTTGAATCCTATCGATTCAAAGAGGCGTATGCGTCCTATTTTTCCATCTGATTTTCCT GCGGTTCCTGGATGCGATATGGCTGGTGTGGTTATCGGAAAAGGAGTTAATGTCAAAAAATTTGACATAGGTGATGAAGTCTATGGAAACATACAAGATTTCAACAGTATGGAAAAACCAAAGCAGCTTGGAACATTGGCACAATTCATTGTTGTGGAAGAGAACTTAGTTGCAAGAAAACCTAAACGTCTTTCATTTGAGGAAGCTGCAAGTTTGCCTTTGGCAGTACAGACAGCAATAGAAGGATTCAAAACAGGAGATTTTAAGAAGGGTGAGACAATGTTTGTGGTTGGTGGAGCAGGTGGTGTTGGCACTTTGGTCCTTCAATTGGCCAAACTTATGTTTGGAGCTTCCTATGTTGTGTCTTCATGTAGCACTcctaaattgaaatttgtgaagcAGTTTGGTGCTGATAAAGTTGTTGACTATACTAAGACTAAGTATGAAGACATTGAGGAGAAATTTGATTTCATTTATGATACAGTTG GTGATTGCAAGAAATCATTTGTGGTAGCAAAGAAAGATGGAGCAATAGTTGACATAACATGGCCAGCATCACATGAAAGAGCAGTTTATTCAAGTTTGACAGTTTGTGGTGAAATATTGGAAAAGCTGAGACCATATTTGGAAAGAGGAGAGTTAAAAGCTGTGATTGATCCAAAAGGTGAATATGATTTTGAGAATGTGATTGATGCATTTGGTTACATTGAAACTGGAAGAGCTTGGGGAAAAGTTGTTGTCACATGCTTCCCTATGGCACCAAAAGATCGTCACTCTACCATTTTATCTGAGATTGATACCAATATACCACAAGTCAATGGTTTTGCAAAAGATCTTTGCCTCAAGTAG